The Streptococcus mitis genome has a segment encoding these proteins:
- the rpoZ gene encoding DNA-directed RNA polymerase subunit omega: protein MMLKPSIDTLLDKVPSKYSLVILEAKRAHELEAGAPATQGFKSEKSTLRALEEIESGNVTIHPDPEGKREAVRRRIEEEKRRKEEEEKKIKEQIAKEKEDGEKI, encoded by the coding sequence ATGATGTTAAAACCCTCTATTGATACCTTGCTCGACAAGGTTCCATCAAAATATTCACTCGTAATCTTGGAAGCAAAACGTGCCCACGAATTGGAAGCAGGTGCGCCAGCAACTCAAGGTTTCAAGTCTGAAAAATCAACTCTTCGCGCTTTAGAAGAAATCGAATCAGGAAACGTAACAATTCACCCAGATCCAGAAGGAAAACGTGAAGCAGTGCGTCGCCGTATCGAAGAAGAAAAACGTCGCAAAGAAGAAGAAGAAAAGAAAATCAAAGAGCAAATCGCTAAAGAAAAAGAAGATGGTGAAAAAATTTAA